The Budorcas taxicolor isolate Tak-1 chromosome 18, Takin1.1, whole genome shotgun sequence genome window below encodes:
- the LSR gene encoding lipolysis-stimulated lipoprotein receptor yields MAPLARPFSGGLESCPGTLSWGAVVFVWLFLSTLCTAPTSAVQVTVSDPYHVVILFQPVTLPCTYQLTTTPTAPIVIWKYKSFCRDRIADAFSPASVDNQLNAQLAAGNPGYNPYVECQDSARTVRVVATKQGNAVTLGDYYQGRRITITGNADLTFDQTAWGDSGVYYCSVVSAQDLQGNNEAYAELIVLGRTSGVAELLPGFQAGPMEDWLFVVVVCLAAFLVVLLLGICWCQCCPHTCCCYVRCPCCPEKCCCPEALYAAGKAATSGVPSIYAPSTYAHLSPAKTPPPPAMIPMGPLYNGYSGDFDRNSSVGGHSSQVPLLRDTDSSVTSEIRSGYRIQANQQDDSMRVLYYMEKELANFDPSRPGPPNGRVERAMSEVTSLHEDDWRSRPSRGPALTPIRDEEWGHHSPRSSRRWEQEGPLERPGNSRGAGRPRARSVDALDDFTRPGSAESGRRSPPSSGRRGRGYVPPRSRSRDDLYDQDQDDSRHFPHSRDPHYDDFRPRDQPHVDPRARYQRSRDPRDDGSRSRDPPYDGRLLEEALRKKGPAERRPYREEEEEAYYPPAPPPYSETDSQTSRERRLRKNLALSRESLVV; encoded by the exons ATGGCGCCTTTGGCCCGCCCGTTCTCTGGGGGACTGGAGTCCTGCCCGGGTACCCTGAGCTGGGGCGCGGTGGTCTTCGTGTGGCTTTTTCTGAGCACCTTGTGCACAG CCCCCACCAGCGCCGTCCAGGTGACTGTGTCAGACCCCTACCACGTGGTGATCCTATTCCAACCCGTGACCCTGCCCTGCACCTACCAGTTGACCACGACCCCCACGGCACCCATCGTGATCTGGAAGTACAAGTCTTTCTGCCGGGACCGCATCGCTGATGCCTTCTCTCCTGCCAGTGTTGATAACCAGCTCAACGCCCAGCTGGCGGCTGGTAACCCAGGCTACAACCCCTACGTGGAGTGCCAGGACAGCGCACGCACCGTCAGGGTTGTGGCCACCAAGCAGGGCAATGCCGTGACCCTGGGAGACTACTATCAGGGCCGAAGGATCACCATCACAGGAA ATGCTGACCTGACCTTCGACCAGACAGCTTGGGGGGACAGTGGTGTGTACTACTGCTCCGTGGTCTCAGCCCAGGACCTCCAGGGGAACAACGAGGCCTACGCAGAACTCATCGTCCTAG GCAGGACCTCGGGGGTGGCCGAGCTCTTACCTGGTTTTCAGGCGGGGCCCATGGAAG ACTGGCTGTTCGTGGTCGTCGTCTGCTTGGCGGCCTTCCTCGTCGTCCTCCTGTTGGGCATCTGCTGGTGTCAGTGCTGCCCccatacctgctgctgctacgtcaggTGCCCCTGCTGCCCAGAAAAGTGCTGCTGCCCCGAGGCCC TATATGCTGCTGGCAAAGCTGCCACTTCGGGCGTCCCAAGCATTTACGCCCCCAGCACCTACGCCCACCTCTCCCCTGCCAagaccccacccccgccagccATGATCCCCATGGGCCCTCTCTACAACGGGTACTCTGGAGACTTCGACAGGAATAGCTCAG TTGGTGGCCACAGCTCCCAGGTACCCCTGCTTCGTGACACAGACAGCAGCGTGACCTCTG AGATCCGCAGTGGCTACAGGATTCAGGCCAACCAGCAGGACGACTCCATGCGGGTCCTATACTACATGGAGAAGGAGCTGGCCAACTTCGACCCTTCTCGACCTGGGCCCCCCAATGGCCGTGTAGAGCGAG CCATGAGTGAAGTCACCTCTCTCCACGAGGACGACTGGAGATCCCGGCCTTCACGGGGCCCTGCCCTCACCCCCATCAGGGATGAGGAATGGGGTCACCACTCCCCCCGGAGTTCCAGGCGGTGGGAGCAAGAGGGCCCCCTGGAGCGGCCAGGGAACAGCCGGGGTGCGGGGCGGCCCCGAGCCCGCTCTGTGGATGCTCTAGATGACTTTACACGGCCGGGTTCTGCTGAATCAGGGAGGAGATCTCCCCCAAGCAGTGGGAGGAGAGGCCGGGGTTATGTACCTCCACGAAGTCGCAGCCGCGATGATCTCTACGACCAAGACCAAGACGACTCCAGGCACTTTCCACACTCCCGGGATCCCCACTACGATGACTTCAGGCCTAGGGACCAACCTCATGTTGACCCTCGGGCCCGCTACCAGCGCTCCCGGGACCCTCGGGATGATGGCTCCAGATCCAGGGACCCTCCCTATGACGGGCGGCTACTAGAAGAGGCCTTGAGGAAAAAGGGGCCAGCGGAGAGGAGGCCTTacagggaggaagaagaagaggccTACTACCCTCCAGCGCCTCCCCCTTACTCTGAGACTGACTCTCAGACTTCCCGGGAGCGGAGGCTTAGGAAG AACTTGGCGCTGAGTCGGGAAAGTTTAGTCGTCTGA
- the USF2 gene encoding upstream stimulatory factor 2 isoform X3 — protein MDMLDPGLDPAASATAAAAASHDKGPEAEEGVELQEGGDGPGAEEQTAVAIASVQQAAFGDHNIQYQFRTENNGGQAVIQNPFSNGGSPAAEAVSGEARFAYFPASSVGDTTAVSVQTTDQSLQAGGQFYVMMTPQDVLQTGTQRTIAPRTHPYSPKIDGTRTPRDERRRAQHNEVERRRRDKINNWIVQLSKIIPDCNADNSKTGASKGGILSKACDYIRELRQTNQRMQETFKEAERLQMDNELLRQQIEELKNENAVLRAQLQQHNLEMVGESARQ, from the exons atggaCATGCTGGACCCGGGTCTGGATCCCGCTGCCTCGGCCaccgctgctgccgccgccag tCACGACAAGGGACCCGAGGCAGAGGAGGGTGTTGAACTGCAGGAAG GCGGGGACGGGCCTGGGGCGGAGGAGCAGACGGCGGTGGCCATTGCCAGCGTCCAGCAGGCGGCGTTCGGCGACCACAACATCCAGTACCAGTTCCGCACAGAGAATAATGGAGGACAG GCTGTTATCCAAAATCCCTTCAGCAATGGCGGCAGCCCGGCTGCTGAGGCTGTCAGTGGGGAGGCCCGGTTTGCCTATTTCCCAGCGTCCAGTGTGGGAGATACCACGGCTGTGTCCGTACAGACCACAGACCAGAGCTTGCAGGCTGGAG GCCAGTTCTATGTCATGATGACGCCCCAGGACGTGCTTCAGACAGGAACGCAGAGGACAATTGCACCTCGGACACACCCCTACTCCCC GAAAATTGACGGAACGAGAACACCACGGGATGAGAGAAGGAGAGCTCAGCATAATGAAG TGGAGCGGAGGCGGAGGGACAAGATCAACAACTGGATCGTCCAGCTTTCAAAAATCATTCCAGATTGTAATGCAGATAATAGCAAGACGGGAGCG AGTAAAGGAGGGATCCTGTCGAAGGCCTGCGACTACATCCGGGAGCTGCGCCAGACCAACCAGCGCATGCAGGAGACCTTCAAGGAGGCCGAGCGGCTGCAGATGGACAATGAGCTCCTGCGGCAACAG ATCGAGGAGCTGAAGAACGAGAACGCCGTGCTCCGTgcccagctgcagcagcacaacCTGGAGATGGTGGGCGAGAGCGCCCGGCAGTGA
- the USF2 gene encoding upstream stimulatory factor 2 isoform X1 — MDMLDPGLDPAASATAAAAASHDKGPEAEEGVELQEGGDGPGAEEQTAVAIASVQQAAFGDHNIQYQFRTENNGGQVTYRVVQVTDGQLDGQGDTAGAVSVVSAAAFTGGQQAVTQVGVDGATQRPGPAAASVPSGPAAPFPLAVIQNPFSNGGSPAAEAVSGEARFAYFPASSVGDTTAVSVQTTDQSLQAGGQFYVMMTPQDVLQTGTQRTIAPRTHPYSPKIDGTRTPRDERRRAQHNEVERRRRDKINNWIVQLSKIIPDCNADNSKTGASKGGILSKACDYIRELRQTNQRMQETFKEAERLQMDNELLRQQIEELKNENAVLRAQLQQHNLEMVGESARQ, encoded by the exons atggaCATGCTGGACCCGGGTCTGGATCCCGCTGCCTCGGCCaccgctgctgccgccgccag tCACGACAAGGGACCCGAGGCAGAGGAGGGTGTTGAACTGCAGGAAG GCGGGGACGGGCCTGGGGCGGAGGAGCAGACGGCGGTGGCCATTGCCAGCGTCCAGCAGGCGGCGTTCGGCGACCACAACATCCAGTACCAGTTCCGCACAGAGAATAATGGAGGACAG GTGACGTACCGCGTAGTCCAGGTGACTGATGGTCAGCTGGACGGCCAGGGCGACACAGCAGGCGCCGTCAGCGTCGTGTCTGCGGCTGCCTTCACAGGGGGGCAGCAGGCTGTGACCCAGGTGGGTGTGGATGGGGCCACCCAGCGCCCCGGCCCCGCTGCTGCCTCTGTGCCCTCAGGTCCCGCAGCGCCCTTCCCACTG GCTGTTATCCAAAATCCCTTCAGCAATGGCGGCAGCCCGGCTGCTGAGGCTGTCAGTGGGGAGGCCCGGTTTGCCTATTTCCCAGCGTCCAGTGTGGGAGATACCACGGCTGTGTCCGTACAGACCACAGACCAGAGCTTGCAGGCTGGAG GCCAGTTCTATGTCATGATGACGCCCCAGGACGTGCTTCAGACAGGAACGCAGAGGACAATTGCACCTCGGACACACCCCTACTCCCC GAAAATTGACGGAACGAGAACACCACGGGATGAGAGAAGGAGAGCTCAGCATAATGAAG TGGAGCGGAGGCGGAGGGACAAGATCAACAACTGGATCGTCCAGCTTTCAAAAATCATTCCAGATTGTAATGCAGATAATAGCAAGACGGGAGCG AGTAAAGGAGGGATCCTGTCGAAGGCCTGCGACTACATCCGGGAGCTGCGCCAGACCAACCAGCGCATGCAGGAGACCTTCAAGGAGGCCGAGCGGCTGCAGATGGACAATGAGCTCCTGCGGCAACAG ATCGAGGAGCTGAAGAACGAGAACGCCGTGCTCCGTgcccagctgcagcagcacaacCTGGAGATGGTGGGCGAGAGCGCCCGGCAGTGA
- the USF2 gene encoding upstream stimulatory factor 2 isoform X2, which translates to MDMLDPGLDPAASATAAAAASHDKGPEAEEGVELQEGGDGPGAEEQTAVAIASVQQAAFGDHNIQYQFRTENNGGQVTYRVVQVTDGQLDGQGDTAGAVSVVSAAAFTGGQQAVTQAVIQNPFSNGGSPAAEAVSGEARFAYFPASSVGDTTAVSVQTTDQSLQAGGQFYVMMTPQDVLQTGTQRTIAPRTHPYSPKIDGTRTPRDERRRAQHNEVERRRRDKINNWIVQLSKIIPDCNADNSKTGASKGGILSKACDYIRELRQTNQRMQETFKEAERLQMDNELLRQQIEELKNENAVLRAQLQQHNLEMVGESARQ; encoded by the exons atggaCATGCTGGACCCGGGTCTGGATCCCGCTGCCTCGGCCaccgctgctgccgccgccag tCACGACAAGGGACCCGAGGCAGAGGAGGGTGTTGAACTGCAGGAAG GCGGGGACGGGCCTGGGGCGGAGGAGCAGACGGCGGTGGCCATTGCCAGCGTCCAGCAGGCGGCGTTCGGCGACCACAACATCCAGTACCAGTTCCGCACAGAGAATAATGGAGGACAG GTGACGTACCGCGTAGTCCAGGTGACTGATGGTCAGCTGGACGGCCAGGGCGACACAGCAGGCGCCGTCAGCGTCGTGTCTGCGGCTGCCTTCACAGGGGGGCAGCAGGCTGTGACCCAG GCTGTTATCCAAAATCCCTTCAGCAATGGCGGCAGCCCGGCTGCTGAGGCTGTCAGTGGGGAGGCCCGGTTTGCCTATTTCCCAGCGTCCAGTGTGGGAGATACCACGGCTGTGTCCGTACAGACCACAGACCAGAGCTTGCAGGCTGGAG GCCAGTTCTATGTCATGATGACGCCCCAGGACGTGCTTCAGACAGGAACGCAGAGGACAATTGCACCTCGGACACACCCCTACTCCCC GAAAATTGACGGAACGAGAACACCACGGGATGAGAGAAGGAGAGCTCAGCATAATGAAG TGGAGCGGAGGCGGAGGGACAAGATCAACAACTGGATCGTCCAGCTTTCAAAAATCATTCCAGATTGTAATGCAGATAATAGCAAGACGGGAGCG AGTAAAGGAGGGATCCTGTCGAAGGCCTGCGACTACATCCGGGAGCTGCGCCAGACCAACCAGCGCATGCAGGAGACCTTCAAGGAGGCCGAGCGGCTGCAGATGGACAATGAGCTCCTGCGGCAACAG ATCGAGGAGCTGAAGAACGAGAACGCCGTGCTCCGTgcccagctgcagcagcacaacCTGGAGATGGTGGGCGAGAGCGCCCGGCAGTGA